In one window of Littorina saxatilis isolate snail1 linkage group LG11, US_GU_Lsax_2.0, whole genome shotgun sequence DNA:
- the LOC138979605 gene encoding gastrula zinc finger protein XlCGF58.1-like, with protein MKSRKQPCTVVVKVEYDVEEPSAASDEMDTMPSTAEVKTEPFPAVTETSNSAAEVKTEAFPALTETSSSAAEVKTEAFPALTETSNSAAEVKTEAFQALTETSSSAAEVKTEAFPALTETSNSAAEVKTEAFQALTETSSSDAEDSHATSLCERGTSIVSGDVKDEQDRKPDVAFSPVSTGCDCQVQVKQEPVDSAQNVESMEHSDLKSADMFGCEIARVKSIEVETCSATAGTSVVSSNKTKRSLDKETSQNTKNKGAMLGLTIITRSRTLEKEGSYELDGSRYTAQFAKKHLNNHMLRHTGEKPHVCPHCTATFAHKKKLKIHILTHTGEKPHVCPQCTATFSQKGNLKAHMLIHTGEKPHSCHKCTAKFAYKGSLKMHMLTHTGEKPHACPQCTAKFSRKGSLKKHMLMHTGEKPHACPQCTAKFSWKGSLKIHMLTHTGEKRHVCPQCTATLSQKGHLKTHMLIHTGEKTHACQQCTAKFLYKGSLKMHMLTHTGEKPHACPHCTATFSGKGNLKKHMLTHTGEKPHACPHCTAKLSRKGNLKTHMLIHTGEKPLACQQCTAKFLYKGSLKMHMLTHTGEKPHACPHCTATFSRKGSLKKHMLTHTGERPHACQQCTAKFVQKVGLKMHMLRHTGEKPHVCQQCTAKFAHKVSLKNHMLKHTGEKTHACPQ; from the exons ATGAAGTCGAGGAAGCAGCCGTGTACTGTGGTGGTGAAGGTCGAGTATGATGTCGAAGAGCCGTCTGCAGCCTCTGATGAGATGGACACAATGCCAAGCA CAGCTGAAGTCAAGACAGAGCCATTCCCAGCTGTGACCGAGACAAGCAATTCAGCAGCTGAAGTCAAGACAGAGGCATTCCCAGCTTTGACTGAGACAAGCAGTTCAGCAGCTGAAGTCAAGACAGAGGCATTCCCAGCTTTGACCGAGACGAGCAATTCAGCAGCTGAAGTCAAAACAGAGGCATTCCAAGCTTTGACTGAGACAAGCAGTTCAGCAGCTGAAGTCAAGACAGAGGCATTCCCAGCTTTGACTGAGACGAGCAATTCAGCAGCTGAGGTCAAGACAGAGGCATTCCAAGCTTTGACTGAGACGAGCAGTTCAGATGCTGAAGACAGCCATGCTACAAGTTTGTGTGAGCGTGGCACGAGTATTGTTTCTGGCGATGTGAAAGATGAACAGGACAGGAAACCAGACGTTGCATTCTCTCCTGTGTCTACAGGCTGTGATTGTCAAGTGCAAGTCAAACAAGAGCCAGTAGACTCAGCACAAAACGTTGAGAGTATGGAACACAGTGACTTGAAATCCGCTGACATGTTCGGCTGTGAGATAGCAAGAGTGAAATCAATTGAGGTGGAAACATGTTCAGCTACTGCAGGTACATCTGTAGTCTCTTCAAATAAGACAAAGAGATCACTGGACAAAGAGACAAGCCAGAATACCAAGAACAAAGGAGCAATGCTCGGACTGACCATCATTACGAGAAGTAGAACTTTAGAGAAAGAAGGAAGTTACGAATTAGATGGGTCCAGGTATACAGCACAATTTGCCAAGAAACATTTAAACAACCACATGTTGAggcatacaggagaaaagccacatgtctGTCCTCATTGTACAGCAACATTTGCtcataaaaagaaattaaagatCCACATATTAACTCATactggagaaaagccacatgtctGCCCTCAATGTACAGCAACATTTTCTCAGAAAGGAAATTTAAAGGCCCACATGTTAATACATactggagaaaagccacattCCTGCCATAAATGTACAGCCAAATTTGCTTACAAGGGGAGTTTAAAGATGCACATGTTAACGCATactggagaaaagccacatgcctgcccTCAATGTACAGCAAAATTTTCTCGGAAAGGAAGTTTAAAGAAGCACATGTTAATGCATACTGGAGAAAAGCCACACGCCTGCCCTCAATGTACAGCAAAATTTTCTTGGAAAGGAAGTTTAAAGATCCACATGTTAACTCATACTGGAGAAAAGCGACATGTGTGCCCTCAATGTACAGCAACACTTTCTCAGAAAGGACAtttaaagacccacatgttaATACATACTGGAGAAAAGACACATGCCTGCCAACAATGTACAGCCAAATTTCTTTACAAGGGGAGTTTAAAGATGCACATGTTAACGCATACTGGAGAAAAACCACATGCCTGCCCTCATTGTACAGCAACATTTTCTGGGAAAGGAAATTTAAAGAAGCACATGTTAACGCATactggagaaaagccacatgcctgcccTCATTGTACAGCAAAATTATCTCGGAAAGGaaatttgaagacccacatgttaaTACATACTGGAGAAAAGCCACTTGCCTGCCAACAATGTACAGCCAAATTTCTTTACAAGGGGAGTTTAAAGATGCACATGTTAACGCACACTGGAGAAAAACCACATGCCTGCCCTCATTGTACAGCAACATTTTCTAGGAAAGGAAGTTTAAAGAAGCACATGTTAACGCATACTGGAGAAAGGCCACATGCCTGCCAACAATGTACAGCCAAATTTGTTCAGAAAGTTGGTTTAAAGATGCACATGTTAAGGCATactggagaaaagccacatgtctGCCAACAATGTACAGCCAAATTTGCTCACAAGGTGAGTTTAAAAAACCACATGTTAAAACATACTGGAGAAAAAACTCATGCCTGCCCTCAATGA